The genomic segment GTGAGCTGCAGTTCGTTCGCCGACGTCGAATCGATGTAGAACGACGAGCGGCCCTGTGCATCCTCGTCGACTCCGAAAACGAGTTCGAAGCGCCAATCGAAACCGAGGTCGACCTCGTCGTGTGTGCCGAGTCGTGCCGAGATCAGCGGATCCTCGCCGAGCGCGAGGTCGAGGTCGATGCGCTCGTTCGCGCTGCCGGCAAGCGTCAGCGAGAAGTCGTAGTGGCTGTGCTCGGCGTTCGTCGTGACGTCGATGCGGCCGTCTTCGATCAGATCGCCCAGTGCGGCCTCGAGGCCCTCCTTGACCGCGTCGGGCGTCACCCGTTCGCCGGGTGGCGTCGGCAGCGAGAAGTTGCGCAGTGCATCGGCGATGTGGCCGGCGATGTCACCGGACTCGATCGTGACCAGTTGGGTGCCGATGAGCGGGATGGGTGCGCTGAATACGTCGCTCTCCAGGCGCGACTGCACGGCATCGAAATAACCCGTAAGGCCAGCCGCGTCGACGACAGCGAGATCAGCCGACAGCAACATCCGGGGCTCGAGGGACTCGAAGATCAGGCCCTCGCGACGCTGTGCTCGTGGCGCTGGCTGCGGATCCGCTTGCCGGGCTTGCCGCCGTAGTCGGCGCAACATGCGACCCAGCCGGCCGATCAAGGCGTCGCCAGACCACGAGGCACGCGGGCCGGCTTGCTGGCGCTTCTCTTCGTTGCCGCTACTGCTCACGACTCGCTCCGCCAAAGGAGAGGGCGATCTGCTTTCATCCGGGAACAGGATGCCAAACCATGTTAGTACAAATGTCTTTGCTTTGCCGGTGTTTTTCGCTGCCCGCCATGCGGATGGATCCATGCTCCCTCCGCCCGCGTCCGGTGTGCCACCGGGCGCTGGAAAAAACGGGAAACCTCGCGGCACGGCACCATCGGGGGCCGGTTGCCCCGCAGCGCAGTCAACGGAATTTAATCCAGCTCAAAACATCGTTCTGCGCATGTGCCGACAATGTGCGACGGGTTGCCGCAGTGCTCCTCGGGAACGAAGACGCCGGCGTGGAACCCGGTTCAGGGAGATTCGGGACGAACGGATGGAGATGGTGTTGCAACGGCCGGGTTGTTGCCGCGGATCGCAGATCGCGTGGCGCGCGGCGTCGGCGCTGAAGCAGCGGTTCCGCGGCCAGTGGCAGGATGCCGGCGGGTCGCGCGCGATCGACCGCAGGAAGCCTGCCGGATGAGCGGCAAGAGCGGCGACGAGCGCCCCGCGGCAACCCCGCAGCCGCCGCCCGAGGCCGGCCTGCCGGCGGCCACCGGCAGCCGGCGGCCACAGGCGCCGGTGCGCCGGCTGTCGAGCCGGCGCCGCTTCCTGCGCTCGGCGTTCCTCATCGGCGGCGTTCTCGGGCTGGCGATGCTCGGCTACGTGCCGGTCGCCGGCGCCCACCGGACGCGCCTGCGGCCGCCCGGTGCGCTCGAGGAAAGCGACTTCCTCGCCTCGTGCATCAAGTGCGGACAGTGCGTGCAGGTCTGCCCGGTGGCGGCGATCCGGCTCGACGACATCGACAGCGGCTTCGGCGTCGGTGTGCCGTGGATCGATGCGCGCGCGCAGGCCTGCGATTTCTCCTGTGATGCGGTGCAGTGCGTCCTCGCCTGTCCGACGGGCTCGCTGACCTATCGCAAGCCGGCCGCGCTGCTCACCCGTCCCGGCATGCCGCTGGCGCGGGCGCCGCTGCTCAAGGCGAAGGCGAAGGACCCGGAGCCGACGCTGAATCTGCCCGAGCGCATGGGGATTGCCCGCCTGTCGCGCCCCGACTCGTGCCTGGCGGTACAGGGCAAGGGTTTTCGCGGCCAGGCTCGCGGCGCCGACTTCCGCGGCAGGCTGCGTTACGTCGAACGCGACCGCTGGCGCCCGGTGGCCGTTCGCGACCACCCCTACGAGCGCGATCTGTGCAACCTGTGCGTCAGCGAGTGCCCGATCGGCGAGGCGATCACGATGCGGGTGACGGTGGCTGCCGACGGCAGCCGGCAGTACCGGCCGCAGGTGCTCGAGCAGTGTGTCGGTTGCGGCGTCTGCGAGATGATCTGCCCGGTCGATCCGGCAGCGATCGTCATCGCTGCCCGCCAGCCGTGGGAGGGCTGATGAGCGCCAGCGAACGCCTGCGTGTCATGTTCGGCGCCGCGCCGCAGAAGCCGGAGCGGATCACACCGGCAGCGCAGCAGGTGCACCAGCTGAAGCGGATGACCAAGGCCGACTTCGCGGCGCTCAAGCAGCATGCGCACGACCACCAACTGGTCAACCACAAGTGGCGCAACCGCCGCTGGGCGGTTCTGATCCTCGTCAACCTCCTGTTCACCTTCTCCTTCTGGCTCGACATCCAGATGCTCGAGGGCTCGCTGACCGCGTCGCGCTTCGTCGGCTTCCACCTGATCGACCTCAACTCTGCGCTGCAGGTGATGCTGGCGCACCGGCACGTCATCGTCAATCTGTTCATCGGCACGGCGACGGTCTTCGTCCTCTGGGTGGCGCTCGGCGGCCGCTCCTTCTGCTCCTGGGTCTGCCCGTACCACCTCGTCGCCGAATGGTTCGAGTGGCTGCACCTGAAGCTGGTGGCGAAAAAACTGGTCAGCGACCACGAGTTCCATCGTGGCGCGCGCAGCATCTTCTGGCTCGCTTTCGCACTGCTCGCGCTGCTCAGCGGCTACACCGTCTTCGAGACCATCTCGCCGACCGGCATCCTGTCGCGGGCGCTGATCTACGGACCGTCGCTGGCGCTCGGCTGGGTGCTGCTGCTACTGGTTTTCGAGGTGCTCTACTCACGCCGCGCCTGGTGCCGCTACGTCTGCCCGATCGGTCTGACCTATGGTATGGTCGGAGCCATTTCACCGCTGCGCGTCGAGTACCGGCTCGAGCACTGCTTCCACGAAGGCGATTGCCGCAAGGTCTGCCTGGTGCCGCACGTCCTCGACGTCGTCATCAAGGGGCGCGCCGCCGAGCTGAAGACGCCGATCGGACCGGATTGCACCCGCTGCGGGCTGTGTGTCGATGTCTGCCCGAGCGGTGCGCTGGTCTTCGACGTCAAGGGCCTCAACAGGCTGCTCTGAACAGGGTTGCGCATGATCCGTCTCACCAACGTCGGCAAGGATTTCCGGAAGCAGCGTGTGCTCGACGGGGTCAACCTCGAGATCGCCCCGGGCGAGCGGATCGCACTGATCGGATCGAACGGCGCCGGCAAGACGACCTTGATCCGCTGCCTGCTCGGCGAGTACACGCATCAGGGCGAGGTGACGATCGCTGGCCTGGCACCGCGCGGCGAGCGCACGCAGGTGCTCGGCAAGGTCGGTTTCGTGCCGCAACTGCCGCCGCCGCTGAAGATGCCGGTCGGCCAGCTGCTCGGCTTCGCCGCCGCCGTCTGCGCCACCGACGCCGAGCGCATGCACGCGCTGGCGCGCCGTCTCGGCCTCGACGTCGGCGGTATCCTGGCGCGGCCGTTCAATCGCCTGTCCGGCGGCATGAAGCAGAAGCTGCTGATCGCCATCGCGCTGGGCCGCGATACTGAACTGCTGGTGATGGACGAGCCGGCCGCCAACCTCGACCCCGAGGCGCGCCACATCTTCTTCAGCCTGCTCGCCGAGCGCCTGGACAGCACGACGATGATCATCTCCAGCCACCGCCTGGACGAAGTCGCGCCGCTGGTCAACCGGGTGATCGAGATGGACACCGGCCGCATCGTCCTCGACGACCGCGTCGCCGAGGAGTCGCGCCTGTCGACCCTGTTCGAGGTCCATCTGACGCTCGCGCGCGC from the Accumulibacter sp. genome contains:
- a CDS encoding 4Fe-4S dicluster domain-containing protein, producing the protein MSGKSGDERPAATPQPPPEAGLPAATGSRRPQAPVRRLSSRRRFLRSAFLIGGVLGLAMLGYVPVAGAHRTRLRPPGALEESDFLASCIKCGQCVQVCPVAAIRLDDIDSGFGVGVPWIDARAQACDFSCDAVQCVLACPTGSLTYRKPAALLTRPGMPLARAPLLKAKAKDPEPTLNLPERMGIARLSRPDSCLAVQGKGFRGQARGADFRGRLRYVERDRWRPVAVRDHPYERDLCNLCVSECPIGEAITMRVTVAADGSRQYRPQVLEQCVGCGVCEMICPVDPAAIVIAARQPWEG
- a CDS encoding NapH/MauN family ferredoxin-type protein, producing MSASERLRVMFGAAPQKPERITPAAQQVHQLKRMTKADFAALKQHAHDHQLVNHKWRNRRWAVLILVNLLFTFSFWLDIQMLEGSLTASRFVGFHLIDLNSALQVMLAHRHVIVNLFIGTATVFVLWVALGGRSFCSWVCPYHLVAEWFEWLHLKLVAKKLVSDHEFHRGARSIFWLAFALLALLSGYTVFETISPTGILSRALIYGPSLALGWVLLLLVFEVLYSRRAWCRYVCPIGLTYGMVGAISPLRVEYRLEHCFHEGDCRKVCLVPHVLDVVIKGRAAELKTPIGPDCTRCGLCVDVCPSGALVFDVKGLNRLL
- a CDS encoding ABC transporter ATP-binding protein is translated as MIRLTNVGKDFRKQRVLDGVNLEIAPGERIALIGSNGAGKTTLIRCLLGEYTHQGEVTIAGLAPRGERTQVLGKVGFVPQLPPPLKMPVGQLLGFAAAVCATDAERMHALARRLGLDVGGILARPFNRLSGGMKQKLLIAIALGRDTELLVMDEPAANLDPEARHIFFSLLAERLDSTTMIISSHRLDEVAPLVNRVIEMDTGRIVLDDRVAEESRLSTLFEVHLTLARADAAIARTLGSWQFADRRAGVEWHGTVSGADRLRFFGMVSRYVGLLSRIEMHEVDAAVVLQ